One Calliopsis andreniformis isolate RMS-2024a chromosome 9, iyCalAndr_principal, whole genome shotgun sequence genomic window carries:
- the LOC143184121 gene encoding uncharacterized protein LOC143184121: MSLSRFHLCSLFRAAFICALTHSTSSIVVPSDYVQTYQLEQTDGDRRLITEIARDYQTRRDQFLEMVPCIESFLIKYISNPSRSVLLVLDDNQGIDDIAQLLIVRVRDRFAFFTHSPDTDFPMQFDIATSAIVLMSNGSSVKESFYLLDPCDRGCLYVTVLLTKFDDEESFLSDADVLARSMWTRRISILVVLARVHDSVLVAGSLEFESNKSCAPTPPVILDKCDRDAWRNLERIVVPKLNDCILTVSYFEQPPYVIMSNESEYMMGFEGTLTEELIKGLQIDRQRVEWSENTSYVEQVKMVLYDDDNHGADLVIGCILEQSNEDVSYSTSYDTLKVVWVVPKVPNVSLKGLIQPFQTYVWAAIGGALLMGGIIKILLIRDVSWLDIFALIIGVSIARRPTKLSGKIHFIAWSISGLFLAQFYVDSLADQLINVSDLKVETMKELMASFEIGGTTALVNLFKEFEQTDTIIEKVRDKFVTFDQQEYIKQFNDLLDGTNTSFALVAVLNSSRSDAIETAHAYTLTTDVICSFPIALATWRGFPYLHYIDTKINQFVSYGLFDFMIDLAIAKQTRINMFAIEVEQEYKSQLHLQQFVPAFLLMVIGFASGLLFLILEIILYPRAILEGWP; encoded by the coding sequence ATGTCGCTCTCCAGATTCCACTTGTGCAGCTTATTCCGAGCCGCTTTCATATGTGCATTGACGCACTCTACCTCCTCCATCGTCGTTCCTTCAGACTACGTTCAGACATACCAGTTAGAACAAACAGATGGTGATCGAAGGTTGATAACAGAAATCGCGAGGGACTACCAGACTCGGCGAGACCAGTTCTTAGAGATGGTACCTTGCATCGAGAGCTTCTTAATCAAGTACATCAGCAATCCATCTCGATCGGTTCTTTTAGTCCTCGACGACAACCAAGGCATCGACGATATAGCGCAGTTGCTGATAGTTCGAGTGAGAGATCGCTTCGCGTTCTTCACTCATTCACCAGACACGGACTTCCCGATGCAGTTCGACATCGCCACAAGTGCAATCGTCCTGATGTCGAACGGCAGCAGCGTCAAAGAAAGTTTCTACTTGCTGGACCCTTGCGACAGGGGCTGCCTCTACGTGACAGTACTTTTGACCAAGTTCGACGACGAAGAAAGTTTTCTATCGGACGCAGACGTCCTGGCGCGATCGATGTGGACGCGGAGGATTTCCATATTGGTGGTCCTGGCCCGAGTCCACGATTCGGTGCTCGTCGCTGGTAGCCTCGAGTTCGAGTCCAACAAGTCCTGCGCCCCGACTCCGCCTGTGATCTTGGACAAATGCGACAGGGACGCGTGGAGGAATCTGGAGCGCATCGTGGTGCCGAAGCTGAACGACTGCATCCTTACGGTGTCTTATTTCGAGCAGCCCCCGTACGTAATCATGTCGAACGAGTCAGAGTATATGATGGGGTTCGAGGGGACCTTGACCGAGGAGCTGATCAAAGGGTTGCAAATCGATCGGCAGAGGGTCGAGTGGAGCGAGAACACTAGCTACGTGGAGCAGGTGAAGATGGTTTTGTACGACGATGATAACCATGGGGCTGACTTGGTGATTGGCTGCATTCTGGAGCAGTCCAACGAGGACGTTAGCTATTCTACCTCCTACGACACATTGAAAGTGGTTTGGGTGGTGCCGAAAGTGCCCAATGTGTCATTGAAAGGATTGATTCAACCCTTCCAGACGTACGTGTGGGCTGCCATAGGTGGAGCCCTGCTCATGGGTGGCATCATTAAGATTCTTTTGATACGTGACGTCTCCTGGCTAGATATTTTTGCTCTTATCATTGGGGTGTCCATCGCGCGACGACCTACGAAGCTTTCTGGTAAAATCCATTTCATCGCCTGGAGCATCTCTGGGCTGTTTCTTGCACAGTTTTACGTCGACTCGCTGGCGGACCAGCTGATCAACGTGTCGGACCTTAAGGTTGAAACCATGAAGGAGTTGATGGCGTCGTTTGAAATTGGTGGCACGACAGCGTTGGTGAATCTTTTTAAGGAGTTCGAGCAGACGGATACGATTATTGAAAAAGTTCGCGACAAATTCGTGACCTTCGATCAGCAGGAATATATTAAGCAATTTAATGATCTACTAGATGGGACGAACACCTCGTTCGCTTTAGTAGCTGTGCTGAACTCTTCGAGAAGCGATGCTATCGAGACTGCACACGCCTACACGCTCACCACGGACGTGATATGCAGTTTTCCCATTGCATTAGCTACTTGGAGAGGTTTCCCCTACCTACATTACATCGACACGAAGATTAATCAGTTCGTTTCTTATGGGTTGTTCGACTTCATGATTGATCTCGCTATCGCAAAGCAAACGCGAATTAATATGTTCGCTATTGAGGTGGAGCAGGAGTACAAGTCGCAGCTTCACCTGCAGCAGTTTGTTCCAGCCTTCCTTCTGATGGTCATTGGATTTGCAAGTGGATTGTTGTTTCTTATACTGGAGATCATCCTCTATCCGAGGGCGATACTAGAAGGCTGGCCGTGA